The following are encoded in a window of Pseudomonadota bacterium genomic DNA:
- a CDS encoding integration host factor subunit alpha yields MKHDENKSNAMTRARLSDAIQERYGSLLGLSKQRYIDIVDGFFEEICARLAQGEDVKISSFGSFLVNQKSSRIGRNPKTGKEAEIVKRKVITFRPSHHLKSRVNSKKA; encoded by the coding sequence ATGAAACATGATGAAAATAAATCAAATGCTATGACACGTGCACGACTTTCAGATGCCATTCAAGAGCGTTATGGCAGCCTTCTTGGCCTCTCCAAACAAAGATATATTGATATTGTAGATGGCTTTTTTGAGGAAATCTGTGCGCGGCTTGCCCAAGGAGAAGACGTAAAAATTTCTTCTTTTGGATCTTTTCTTGTGAATCAGAAATCATCCCGTATTGGACGCAATCCGAAAACTGGAAAAGAAGCAGAAATTGTAAAAAGAAAAGTGATTACTTTTCGGCCTTCCCATCACTTAAAGAGCCGTGTGAATTCAAAAAAGGCATAG
- a CDS encoding pyridoxamine 5'-phosphate oxidase family protein codes for MNYKKYLFVFSSALLFSYSTNYIHAANGDIIVQGGTVFHPLESFTPQLQTDIQEYNSPVAVWQEFQNRLDAAGAFKPVGPVSVGSLTTIDPLTNFIFTRAVGVTPQPDSHSFYLHTNPNSPKMKHLQASNNVGLYQAWHTPQKSYQIALSGTISHKADVGDINVPLPDRSNYNSQWHRYEFLPNRADVTVLTHYHHNNVGYCVVEGMQYTKEPTGAWKVKLKPLYIGRNSYKFSPEELANIKKAEKF; via the coding sequence ATGAATTATAAAAAATATCTTTTTGTTTTTTCTTCTGCTTTGCTTTTTTCTTATTCTACAAATTATATCCATGCTGCAAATGGAGACATCATCGTTCAAGGAGGAACAGTCTTTCATCCTTTGGAATCTTTTACTCCTCAATTACAAACTGATATACAAGAATACAACAGCCCTGTTGCAGTGTGGCAGGAATTTCAAAATCGTTTAGATGCAGCAGGGGCATTTAAACCTGTAGGTCCTGTTTCAGTTGGTTCTCTTACAACAATAGACCCTCTTACAAATTTTATCTTCACACGAGCAGTTGGAGTAACCCCTCAACCAGACAGCCATTCTTTTTATCTTCACACAAATCCCAATAGCCCTAAAATGAAACACTTACAGGCGTCCAACAATGTAGGCTTATATCAAGCATGGCACACCCCTCAAAAAAGTTATCAAATTGCGCTTTCTGGCACAATTTCACATAAAGCCGATGTTGGGGATATTAATGTTCCTCTTCCAGATAGGAGTAATTATAACTCACAGTGGCATAGATATGAGTTTTTACCCAATAGGGCTGATGTAACGGTATTAACGCATTACCACCATAACAATGTTGGATATTGTGTTGTCGAAGGAATGCAGTATACCAAGGAACCAACTGGTGCATGGAAAGTAAAACTAAAACCCCTTTATATTGGGAGAAATTCCTATAAGTTCAGTCCAGAAGAACTTGCAAATATAAAAAAAGCTGAGAAATTTTAA
- a CDS encoding Hsp70 family protein, translating into MTHYFQITEPLKEKDKETAENNSPALGIDLGTTNTVVAVLEEKESLPRLIKMSKGTTLIPSIVSYTQEGIHVGEEALHDLMFSSEKVIKSAKRFMNQVGLKTFNMQGKPITPLDVSAEILKFIKEQASLDLKKPITKAVITIPAYFDEAARFATKMAAEKAGLEVLRLIHEPTAAALAYGLDKKVEGLYAVYDLGGGTFDFSLLRLEKGLFKVIATGGDLKLGGDDFDEALLAFLKDQNLELKAELEKNPAHLTDVLLKVRSLKEKLSIMASLEESFQVDEKIISVSLTQDQYNHLIQEMIGKTIKIVSSVLQDADVKKEEIEGLILVGGATRTPLVRKMLKTFFNKEPLTNLDPDHVVAIGAAYQAHALVFGSDTLLLDVTPLSLGIETMGGIVDRIIPRNSPIPLRQSQEFTTSEDGQNALLIHVVQGERELVSDCQSLARFELRGIPPMPAGLPRINVSFSMDADGLLTVSAHEKSTGIHQEITVYPTYGMDLEKIKETLFESLHHGEEDLQKRLLLEARFHLEQDIQLVKKALEKDQDSSQHNGLKTLLKESEDALIQENVSLLKEKQQALSQGAEFLMEKRLSKEVQKVLRKIPKEV; encoded by the coding sequence ATGACACATTACTTTCAAATCACAGAACCATTGAAAGAAAAAGATAAAGAAACAGCTGAAAATAATTCTCCTGCTCTTGGAATTGATCTTGGCACGACAAACACCGTTGTCGCTGTCTTAGAAGAGAAAGAATCCCTACCACGGCTTATTAAAATGTCCAAAGGGACCACTCTTATTCCTTCAATTGTGTCTTATACACAAGAGGGCATTCATGTTGGTGAGGAAGCTCTGCATGACCTAATGTTTTCTTCAGAAAAAGTTATAAAGTCTGCAAAACGTTTTATGAATCAGGTTGGTTTAAAAACTTTTAACATGCAGGGAAAGCCTATAACACCTCTTGATGTCTCTGCTGAGATTTTAAAATTTATCAAAGAGCAAGCCTCCCTAGATTTAAAAAAGCCTATTACAAAAGCAGTTATTACCATTCCAGCCTATTTTGATGAAGCTGCCCGTTTTGCAACAAAGATGGCTGCCGAGAAAGCAGGCCTTGAGGTCTTACGGCTCATTCATGAACCGACGGCAGCCGCGCTTGCCTATGGCCTTGATAAAAAGGTAGAGGGTCTCTACGCCGTCTATGATTTAGGAGGAGGGACCTTTGATTTTTCCCTCCTCAGGCTTGAAAAAGGTCTTTTTAAGGTCATTGCAACAGGAGGCGACCTTAAGCTTGGAGGGGATGATTTTGATGAGGCTCTTTTAGCATTTTTAAAAGATCAAAATCTGGAACTTAAAGCCGAACTTGAAAAAAACCCTGCTCACTTAACTGACGTGTTATTAAAGGTACGTTCCTTAAAAGAGAAGTTGAGCATAATGGCGTCACTCGAAGAATCTTTCCAAGTTGACGAAAAAATCATTTCGGTATCTTTAACACAAGATCAGTATAATCATCTTATTCAAGAAATGATTGGAAAAACGATTAAAATCGTTTCATCTGTCCTTCAGGATGCTGATGTTAAAAAAGAAGAGATAGAAGGTCTTATATTGGTTGGAGGCGCAACAAGGACGCCCCTTGTTCGAAAAATGCTTAAAACATTTTTTAACAAAGAACCTTTAACAAATTTAGATCCCGATCATGTGGTTGCTATAGGCGCCGCTTATCAAGCGCATGCCCTTGTTTTTGGATCGGATACGCTTCTTCTTGATGTGACCCCTCTTTCTTTGGGAATTGAGACAATGGGAGGCATTGTGGATAGAATTATTCCGAGAAATAGCCCGATTCCTTTGCGACAATCTCAAGAATTTACGACCTCTGAGGATGGACAAAATGCGCTTTTGATTCATGTTGTCCAAGGAGAAAGAGAGCTTGTATCAGATTGTCAATCCCTTGCGCGTTTTGAGTTGAGAGGAATTCCGCCGATGCCCGCCGGCCTTCCTCGAATTAATGTTTCTTTTTCCATGGATGCAGATGGACTTTTGACTGTTTCTGCCCATGAGAAGTCAACAGGTATTCATCAAGAAATTACCGTTTATCCTACTTATGGAATGGATCTCGAAAAAATTAAAGAGACACTCTTTGAGAGTCTCCATCATGGGGAGGAAGATCTTCAAAAACGTCTCCTTTTAGAGGCACGTTTTCATTTAGAGCAAGACATTCAGCTTGTTAAAAAAGCGCTCGAAAAAGATCAAGATTCTTCTCAACATAACGGTTTGAAAACGCTTTTAAAAGAAAGCGAAGACGCTTTAATTCAAGAAAATGTGAGTCTTTTAAAAGAAAAGCAGCAAGCGCTTTCACAAGGAGCAGAATTTCTTATGGAAAAAAGGTTGTCAAAAGAAGTTCAGAAAGTTTTAAGGAAAATTCCGAAAGAAGTTTAA
- the hscB gene encoding Fe-S protein assembly co-chaperone HscB: MFEKEISEHFCEFPEDPTDVSHFFCKLCGKLSKPKKSSSYFHILGLKEEYLLSLQELEKNYLMRQRLLHPDQFVLKSEEERIKAEDYTMLLNEAYRILKSSALRGHHLLSLNKRSEESLKKTQDPLFLMMMMEAQERLKMLENEVELLKAKNEIKARLLKCEKAIGEAFESKDFQKASDLLDQLQYHMSLYKMVQEKVR; encoded by the coding sequence ATGTTTGAAAAGGAAATTTCTGAGCATTTTTGTGAATTTCCTGAAGACCCAACAGACGTTTCTCATTTTTTTTGTAAACTTTGTGGAAAGCTTTCAAAGCCAAAGAAGTCTTCTTCATACTTTCATATTTTAGGACTAAAAGAGGAGTATTTACTCAGTTTGCAAGAACTTGAAAAAAATTATCTGATGCGACAACGCCTCTTACATCCTGATCAATTTGTTCTAAAATCAGAAGAAGAGCGTATAAAAGCTGAAGACTACACGATGCTTTTAAATGAAGCCTATCGTATTCTTAAATCTTCCGCTTTAAGAGGCCATCATCTTTTGAGCTTAAACAAAAGGTCCGAAGAAAGTTTAAAAAAAACGCAAGATCCCCTTTTTTTAATGATGATGATGGAAGCACAAGAACGTTTAAAGATGCTTGAAAATGAAGTTGAGCTTCTGAAAGCAAAAAATGAAATAAAAGCGCGTCTTTTAAAGTGCGAAAAAGCAATAGGCGAGGCTTTTGAAAGCAAGGATTTTCAAAAAGCCTCTGACCTTTTAGATCAACTCCAATATCATATGTCTCTTTATAAAATGGTTCAGGAAAAAGTACGATGA
- a CDS encoding iron-sulfur cluster assembly accessory protein yields the protein MTAPERSRPSFLKVDENAAKKIKELLEKRQKPSLGIRIGVKSRGCSGLSYVLEYADEASPLDEKITVHGVSLFIEAKAVMFLIGTEMTYEETDLNSGFVFKNPNEKGRCGCGESFHV from the coding sequence ATGACTGCTCCTGAAAGGTCGCGTCCGTCTTTTCTAAAAGTAGATGAAAATGCTGCCAAGAAAATTAAAGAACTTCTTGAAAAGCGTCAAAAACCTTCTCTTGGGATTCGGATTGGTGTTAAATCAAGGGGATGTTCCGGACTTTCGTATGTTCTTGAATATGCAGATGAGGCCTCTCCTTTAGATGAAAAGATAACGGTCCATGGTGTAAGCCTCTTTATTGAAGCAAAGGCTGTTATGTTTTTAATTGGAACAGAAATGACCTATGAGGAAACGGATTTGAATTCTGGGTTTGTCTTTAAAAACCCAAATGAAAAAGGTCGGTGTGGGTGTGGAGAATCTTTTCATGTTTGA
- the iscU gene encoding Fe-S cluster assembly scaffold IscU has protein sequence MSYSRQLLDHYENPRNVGALDPKDKNVGTGLVGAPACGDVMKLQIRVTDDGVIEEAKFKTFGCGSAIASSSYVTELLCGMTLTEATNIKNNSIAQHLALPPVKIHCSVLAEDAIKAAIEDYQNKQSSKGRE, from the coding sequence ATGTCATATAGTCGGCAACTTTTAGATCATTATGAAAACCCTCGTAATGTGGGGGCGTTAGATCCAAAAGATAAGAATGTGGGAACGGGGCTTGTTGGGGCACCTGCGTGTGGAGATGTTATGAAGCTTCAAATTCGCGTTACGGACGATGGGGTGATTGAAGAAGCAAAGTTTAAGACCTTTGGGTGTGGTTCTGCGATTGCGTCCAGTTCTTATGTGACGGAACTTTTATGTGGTATGACGTTGACTGAAGCAACGAATATTAAAAATAATTCAATTGCCCAGCATCTCGCCCTTCCCCCTGTAAAAATTCATTGTTCTGTGCTCGCTGAGGATGCCATTAAAGCGGCCATAGAAGACTATCAAAATAAACAATCTTCTAAAGGCCGAGAATAA